ATGCTGAATTATCTGGGTCTCTATTAAAATTATTGTCCGTATGAATATCAAAATTAAAAATGAGAAAAGAGGTTTATGGGAAGGTGGTTGGGATGTTTACATCATCCCGGGCATGCCCATGCCGCCCATTCCACCCATGCCGCCCATTCCACCCATGCCGCCCGGGGGTCCCGACGGGCCCTTCTTGGAGGCGATGACATCGTCGATCCTCAGGATCATGTTAGCGACCTCTGCCGCAGACTTTACGGCCTGGGTCTTTACCCTTAAGGGCTCGATGATGTTAGACTTCAACATGTCTGCCGGCTTGCCGGCATCCAGGTCCAAGCCCATGTTCTTGGAGTTGGCGCCTTTCTTCTCATGAGCCGACTTCAGCTGGATGACCATGTCTATGGCGTCCAAGCCTGCGTTCTCGGCCAGGGCCCAGGGAATGATCTCCATGGCAGAGGCGAACGCCTCTATTGCCAACTGCTCGCGGCCACCGACGGTGGATGCGTAGTTGCCCAAGCGCAGGGACAGCTCTACTTCAGGGGCTCCGGCGCCCGGAACGATCTTACCGTCCTCCAAAGCGACCCCTACGACGCGCAGTGCGTCGTGCAGGGACCTCTCGACCTCATCAACAACGTGCTCGGTACCGCCGCGCACGATGACGCTTATGGCCTTGGGGTTCTTGCAGCCGGTGATGAATATCATATCGTTCTCGCCGACCTTCTTCTGCTCGACCATGTCTGCCAATCCAAGGTCGGTCTTGGCGATGTTGCTGATCTTCCCGACGATGGTTGCTCCAGTGGCCTTGGCGATCTTCTCCATGTCAGACTCCTTAAGCCTGCGGGCGGCGAATATTCCGGCCTTGGCCAGGTAGTGCTGAACTAGATCGTCCACTCCCTTCTGGCAGAACACTACGGTCGTGCCTACTGCGGCGATCTGGTCGACCATGCTCTTCAGGGTAGCCTCTTCCTCGTCCAGGAAGCGCTGCATCTGAGATGGTTCACGTATCTGGATCTTGGCGTCCACCTCGGTCTTCTTGACCTCCATGGGAACGCTGAGCAGGGCGATCTTGGCCTTCTTGACCTGTGTAGCCATGCGGGGGTGCACCCTCTCTTTATCGATGACGATGCCCTCGATGATCTCGGTCTCGGAGATAGATCCGCCGGTCCTCTTCTCCACCTTGATGTTGTCCACATCAACGGTGTAGTTCTTACCGCTCTTCTCGGCGACCGCCTTGACGGCCTTTACTGCGACCTCGGCCAGGAATTCTCCTTGGCCGCCTACGCTCTTGCCGGTCATTGCGGTCATTGCCACCATCTTCAACATCTCAGTGTCGGTGGGGGTAACGGACACAGCTATGGTGTCCAGTATCTTTATTGCCTCGGCAGCGGCCATCTTGTAGCCGTTTGCGATAATGGTGGGGTGGATGTTCTGCTCCACCAAGGCCTCCGCCTTCTTCAACAGCTCCCCGGCAATAATTACCGAGGAAGTTGTTCCGTCGCCGCACTCAGTGTCCTGGGTCTTGGCGATCTCCACGACCATCTTGGCTGCCGGATGCTGAACATCGATCTCCTTCAGGATCGTGACGCCATCGTTGGTGATGACGACATCCCCCATGGAGTCGACCAGCATCTTGTCCATCCCCTTGGGCCCCAAGGTCGACCGTACAGAGTCGGCGACCGCGCGGGCTGCGGCGATGTTGTTGTATTGCGCTTCCTTGTTCCTAGATCTCTCAGTACCTTCGCGAAGAACTATGATAGGCTGATTACCTTGTCCCATTCCGTAAGCCATAATGAGCCTCCTTACGGTCGGTATTTTATCGCTTCTATATAAAATTGTCGGATTCAGCGTTCCCTAAAACAGTATGCTGACACCCCTGGTAATGACCATGGAATATAAAATAATAGCTATAAATCAAAGGAAGAAACATTTTTCTCCGGGTATCTCGTAGTCCTGACCATGAACGGGGACCTGGATTCGTTCCGAGTGGACGAGGGTTATTGCAAGGCTTGCCTAGATATTCAGGGGGGACGAGAGCAAAGGGTCTACCGCTTCCCTAATGGTTACGGCGCCTCATTGATCTCCCTGCCCAAACTTGGTGGGGCACGCCTTTGGATCGTCGTCGCCCTGATGTTCAATGGGAATGAATACGAATCAGTGGAGCTGCCAGGGATAACCCACGGCATCACCCTTGACTGGGAACGATCCATGGAAGCCCTGAACATCATCAAGGACCATCCCCACTTTTGATCCGCCTTGGAAAACGGTCATATATCCATTCCTCGGTAGAACGCTCGTTCATGAGGACCCTGGGACCACAGCCGTTCGATGTATCACCGTTCCCAGAGACGAACGTCTCCAGCTCTAGCCCCTGCCACATATGCAAAGGGAGCAAGAACCTCTGCGGAAAGGACCGCTGTCCTTTGATGATCAAGTTCTACTCCCATTCCCGGACCAAGAAGCTCATAAATACCCAGGACCTGCACGGCAGCTCTCCCCCAGGGGTCTTTGTCGGTCGCTACGGTTATCCTAAGGTGGACATCGGCCCCCTGGTGCCACCGGACCTGGGTGACACCATGATCATGGACACTCCAGAGCAGTGGATGGGCAAATCGATCGAAGAGATCGTGGACTTCCGTTTCCGCCTGGTCCGGGGGAAACATTTGGTAGACGTTAAGAACTTCCAGAACGCAGGGCGCATCGTCGACTACACCAGGGAACTGGCGCTGGCCATAAATTCCGTGGACGTTGAGGCCAACTTCTCCAAGAAACCTACGGGACGCATCGTTCTTGATGACAACATCCAACCGTTCGGCCCCTCGGCCAAGCTGGAGAAGCTGCGCATATCCACCCCCAAGTACGACCACAGAGTGGAGAAGGCCTACTATGATACGGACCTGAAGGCCGCCGAGGCGGTCAAAGGATTGTACAAGGGCGAAGTGCTGATCTCCCGCATACAGAAAGCCTTCAGCGTCGGAGCTTTTGGCGTGGAGGATAACCGACGATTAGTGCCCACCCGTTGGAGCATCACTGCGGTCGACGACATCCTGGGCAAGGACATGCTGAGGACCACCAAGACCTTTCCGCTCATCAACGAGTTCCGAGTTTACGACTGGGACCAGCTGGACAATCGATGGAGCGTCATGCTCACACCGACCTCCTGGCGTTACGAGCTCATCGAGGCCTGGTATCCCAATACTGTGTGGAACCCCCTGGGGAAGCAGGTGGAGATCATCTCCTCGCATGAGTTCTTCGAAGGTAGGAAGGATTACGCGGAGATCGGCGGCTGCTACTACGCCGCGCGTCTGGCGGTCAATGAGCTCCTGCAAAGAGAGAGACGACAATCTGGAGCGATCATCTTCCGAGAGGCCCATCCTGGTTACCTTTTGCCGGTAGGGGTGTGGAACGTTAGGGAGAACGTGCGCATGGCCTTGACGCAGAGACCGAGGAAGTTCAACACCTTGGACCAGGCTATGGCGCATGTGCAGACCCGCATGGACATCCCCATACCTACCTGGACGAGTCACAGTGCGGTGCTGCAGGACCTCAAGCACCAGCGGAGGCTGGACGATTATGTCTAATCTGGATCTATTTCTGGCCATGGAGGAGGGGCGGCCGTTGCCCAGGGCTCCAAAGGTCTCGGAGGTACGTACGCGGGTGGCTTTGCCGCCATCTAGATTGCCGGGTCTGGATTATGCCCTGAACCCATATGTGGGATGCCAGCATGATTGCCTTTACTGCTATGCGCCCTATGTAACCAAACGTCCCCGTTCTGAATGGACCAACGTTCTGGCCCGGACCGATCTGCCGCTGGCATTGGCCAGGGAGATCAGGGGTAAGAAGGGGGTCATCGGTCTGGGAACGGTCACTGACCCTTATCAGGAGGTGGAGCGACATCTGCTCATCACCAGACGCTGCCTGATGGAGATCATACCACATGGCCTCAAGGTCAGCGTTCTCACCAAATCGGACCTGATACTGCGTGATCTGGAACTTTATCGCGAGCTGCCGGGAGAGGTCGGGCTTACCGTCACCTCGATCAGCGATGCCCTAAGCCGGGAGTTCGAACCCGGCGCCCCCCTGCCTCAAAAGCGCCTGGATGCCCTGAGGCAATTCTCCGATGTCGGTATCAACGCCTATGCTCTCGTCGGACCGCTGCTCCCGGTGCTGGAAGAGAAGGACGCCGCGGAACTCGTGGACGCCCTGGTCGACACCGGAATAAAATGGATCATGCTCGACCGTTTCCGACCCCGCCCCGGAATGTACCATGACATTCGTTCACGCTGCGGAGGGGAGATCGTCGGAGATCGTTTGGAGAGCGCCCACCTTGGGAAGGACTACAAAGGCCTGGAATCTTTCATCAGGAAGAGATGTTCTGAGGTCGGCCTACGATGCGTAGACGCCTTCTGATCAAGGTTCCAGTAGCTTGAACCCAGTGCGGGGGTCGGTGATCCGCTTGGAGCTCAGGCCCAACAGCTCCATCACTATCACTTCCTGTATGAGCCATGTCTTGACACCGGGGCGTACACAGCCGGTGACGCTCTTCTCCCCACGACCGCAGGAGGCGTGTAGGTGCAATGACGGCATTCCATCCTCGTCCGGGAACAGCGTGCCCACGCCGGCGATCTCCGATTCTCCGGCCAGCTCGGTCAGCACTGGCAATATATCTTCCTCCTGGCCGTCCTTGGGTCCTACCACCAAACGGCTTCCGCGATCGGCGCCACCTACCACCAGGACCGCCGCTCTTTGTATCTTACTTTCGAATGCGGCCCTCTCGACGCACTCGTGCAGTACGTCCCCGTCCTCCAGTCGTAGTACCAGCGCTCGGCCGATCCGTCCCTCGGAATACCTCATTCCTTCCCCTCCGTGGCCTTCTTTAGGCAACGGAAGGCGATGGAATTGCTGCGGTTCATGTTCATGAAGGAACCGATCAGCATCGCTTCCAGGATCGCATCCTCGCTAACGCCGATCTTGATGGCCTGAGGTATGTGCACTCCCAAGCAGTTCTCGCTGCCTAGTGCTGCACCGGCGGCTATGGCCGCCAGTTCGGCCGTGTGCCGGTCCATATACTTTGGTTTGAAGAACAGGTTACTGGAAATTTCAGAGTAGGGCAGGAAAATGTCCGGGCGACTGGACATGACCTCGGAGACCAGGGGGATGAAACCGTACTCCTCCCGGACCTTACGCAGCACCCACTCCAACCTTTTCTTCTGATCATCCTCATTAACTGTCATACGAGCCCATAATGGCCTGACAATCTAAATCAATTTTTCAGTATCATGAGAAGAAAAGCAAGAGGATGATCATGATGATCAGTAGAGCTACCCACACAAGTAGGGCGTATGAGACCGATTTCTTGGCCAGAGCCGCATGCCACCAGTGTGATGGCTTGACCCCCTGTGCCACGAAAACGGCCACTCCGGCCAGGTTGACGCAGATGAAGTTGGTCATGAAAAGCAACAGGGTCTCGTATGCCAGATTGAACTGTCCGGAACCCAGAAGCATGCCCATGACCACAAGGGGAGGGAGCAGGGCCACCGCCACCATCACCCCGACCAGAGCGGTGGAGGTACCGATGGTGAAGAAGAGCGCCCCGGCGGCTCCCGATGCCAGTGCGAGCACCACATCGCTAAGGTCGATGTTGGTGCGGTAAGCTATCTCCGGTACGGTGGGGTCCACCGTGAAGATCATCCCGATGATCACCGATAAGGAGAGGGCCAAGAATATGCCTGCCAACAAGGTCTTGGCAGACTTGGCTATCATCTTATTGTCCCCCAAAGATGTGGCCAGCGACATGGCCACGTTCGGACCTAGCAGAGGGGCGATGACCATGGCACCTATGACCACTGCCACATTATCCTTCAGCAGCCCTATGGCCGCCACCAGGACCGAGAGTATCACGGTTATCAGGTATACCAGGTTAAGGTCGCTGGAGTCCTCGACGTCTTCCTGCAGTTCCTCCCGGCTGATGCGCTTTATCCAACGGTTCTTCTCACCGTTCTTAGGCTCCTCCACGACCTCCAGGACCGGTTCTTCCTTCGGGGGCTCCTCCACCCGGGGGAGAGTGGCCTCCACTGGGAGGATCAACAGACGAAATATGACCAGTGAATCGAAAGCTTTTCCGAGGGCGTCCACCAAAGCCTCGCTGTTCTCAGCTTTGACCAATAGGTGGACCTCCAGGCGCTCCTTGGACGTCGCACCGCACCACATTTCCACCACGTCGATGTCCTTGACGGCGTCCCTTACGCTCTCCTCGTTCCCCGATTCCAGGATCACCTCTACGATGCGTAAGGCCATTGGATCGATCGCCCATTCATTTCGAAAGGGAAATACTTTTCATCACGAGATCGGCAAAAAGAAAATAAGGCAGGGTGGCATAGGGCATTCTGGAGAGTTAACGACATGGCCTACTGTCCCACGTGCGGCGCGTTGAACGAAGAACAGGCGACATTCTGTCTAAAGTGCGGCAACTCGCTATCATCGCCGCCGGCGCCCTCGTACACTGGTTACGCTCAGACCCAGTTCGACCGTTCCTTCAAAGGTGCCGGTCCGTTGCTGAAGGCTTTCCTGAGTTTCATATTGGTTCTGTTGATCGTCGAGGTGGTGAACGCGCTGTCGGGGGAATCGTCCTTCGCCAACCGGTTCGGCAATTTCCTCAACGACAACCTGTTGTTGATCTTCCTCATCTTGCTGTTGGCCGCCTATTCCGGTTATTCCTCGAGGCGATACGCCAAGGAGTACTCCGTGCTGTCGCCGCTCATCGCCGCCATCATAATCACCTTCGTCCTGTGGATTTTGGCGAACATCATGGACATGCTAGGCCGTTCCAATAACGTGAACGAACTGGAGACCATAGCCACGCTGCTTTTCTCCATCCTATACATCATATTTTTGCTGGTTCTGCTGATCGGCTATATAGGCGTGATAATGAGAGCAGATCGCCCCCAGCCACCCCAGGCGATACCTCCGACCGCTTCGGGACCTATCTACAACAATGGGGCCCAGCCCGATCAACCGTATTATCCGGCAAAAAGATTGGGACGGTCCAGTAGGGACAAGGTTTTCGCCGGTGTGTGCGGCGGCATGGCCGAGTACTTGAACTTGGACCCTTTCCTGATGAGGGTGTTGTGGGTCGTGGGAATACTGGTCTCCGCAGGCACGTTCCTGGTGGCCTACCTGGTCCTGGCCATAGTTCTGCCCAAGAACCCCTAACCTGACCAGGAGATGATGGAAGCCCGGTGGTTCTGAGGGAAATCGCCTTTGATCATACGCAGGTCCACCCCTTTCGGCAGGTAACCGACCCTCAATAACCGGGGGAGGAACAGACTGTCGCTCCTCAACAGGGTGAAGATGGAAATCGCGCCCCCCCTCATCATCTCGTTCTCGCTGTATCGGACCAATTTCATTGCCGATTCCATTCGTTCCTCGGAATCGCAAAGCAGCGATCTCAGATAGGATTTACCCGATCCAAGAATGGGGTCCTGGAGAAGCAGCGCTGCCACCCCTTCGAGGCCGAAGGACCGCCCTAGATCGCTCTTCACTGCCATTACGAACTCCGATGATGGATCGTAACCAGGAGAGACCGCGTTCCCCAGGCGTCCGATCTCCTTTTCTTTATGAGCGCGGGGGCGCGATCCAAAAATGAACCGATCCTTCCTCAATACCTTCTCCAGATAGAGCGTTTCCCCGTCATTGTGGTAGCCAGCTTTCTCATAGAAGGCCACATTTTTCGGCGAGTCCTTTATCGTCTCCAGACCGATGCATTGGCAACCACGTCCCCTCAGATGATCTTCCAGGGCGCTGAGGATGACCTTTCCAAGGCCCTGCCCCTGACATTCTGGCAATACTTCGATCGGCCCTATCCATCCGGATGTACCGCATTTGAGGGCGAAACCCGCCGCCAGCATCTTATCCCCGTCAAAAATGCATAAGCATCCTCCGGGTTCGACCTCCAGGCGTGATGAGTACCAATTGGACCGCCTGACCGGATATTCGATGTCCAGACCGGTGGATCGCTTCAGTTGCTCGGTCCAGGTCTTGACCATGAGGATCTGCGATCGTGGTATGTCCTCCATCCTCAATGGCCTGACATCCATCGATTCACCTCTCGCGCCGGCAACGCAGGCTGATCAGAGCAGCGGTGGCGCCAGCGGCGATGCCGTTGTCGATGTTGACCACCACCAGTCCGGGAGAGCAGGTCTGCAGCATGCCCATGAGCGCCGCCTCCCCTTTTCCCCCATAACCGTAGCCTACGGAAGTAGGCACACCTATGATAGGAACATCGGCGAGACCGGAGACGACCGTGGGAAGGGCCCCTTCCATACCGGCGATGACCACCAATGCGTCCACGCCCTGGTCCAGCATCTTGGCCAACGGTTCGAGGAAACGATGCAGGGCCGCCACACCGATGTCGTATTCAGTGAGCACCTGGCAACCCATGATCTCGGCCATGGCCTTGGCCTCCTCGGCCACCGCGATGTCCGAACTTCCGGCGGTCAATATGCCGATCATTCCGACCTTGGGCCGGTCTGGCCTTTTATCGACCACTATCATTCGAGAGCCTTCGATGAAACGGAGGTGGGCCGGGTCCACCACACCACGCAACGCCTCGAGCTGTTCGGTCGATGCCCGGGAGATCAGCACTGCGTCGCGGTCCTTAAGCACCGCCTGGACGATGTCCGCCACCATTGTAGGGGACTTGTTCTCCCCCCAAATGACCTCGGGGATGCCTCGTCGCGCCTCGCGAGCATGATCAAAAAGCGTGTGCTCGCCCACCCGTTCCAGAAAGTCCATACGCAGAAGCTGTTCCGCTCTTTGTAGATCGATCTTACCCAGGCGATATCTTTCCAAGATGTCCCGGACGTTCATCGTGTCTCCGAGGGCGGGAGGTATATTTTACCATTATGCGGGGCCTTCGAAGGATAATTTTATGTGTATGCACATTATTCACGGCGTTAATAAGATAATTTAGGTGAAAAAATGAAGGTATCAATACCAGTTATGAACCGCGATGGAATGTCGGCCACGGTCGGAGCCCACTTTGGAAAGGTACCGGCGTACGCCATAATCGATACCGAGACCCAGGAATTAACGTTCATCGATAACACCAGCGAGCACATGGGCGGTATAGGCCTGCCCCCGGAACTTTTGTCTAAGGTGGGTGTGCAGGTCATGCTCTGCTCCGGACTTGGTCCAAAGGCCGTGGACATGCTCGGCTCGTTCAATATCCAGGTATATGTAGGTGCCGAGGGAACGGTGCAGGAGACCATGGACGCTTGGCGAGAGGGGAAGATGTCAGCGGCCAACCATGCGAACGCCTGTTCCGAGCATCAGCATTAAGGGGGCCGCTCATGATCCTGACCGTCGCAAGTGGAAAAGGTGGCACCGGGAAGACCTCGGTAGCATGCGCCTTAGCACTATCACTTGACCGCCCGCTCACCTTTCTGGACTGCGATGTGGAGGGGGCTAACGCCCACCTTTTCCTTCACCCCGAGTTCCTTTCGCAAGCGGAGGTCAAAGTGCCCTACCCGGTCATAGACGCCGCCAAGTGCGATGCCTGTGGTAAGTGCGTTGAGAACTGCCAGTTCGGAGCTATGATACGTTTGGGAAAGAAGGTCAGGCTCATGTCAGGTCTCTGCCATGGCTGCGGGACATGTCGTCTGGTCTGCCCCCTCGACGCGATCACCATGTCCGGTCGGTCAGTGGGGACGGTACGCTACGGAACGGCCGGGCTCATGAAGTTCGCCTGCGGTGAACTGTTGACCGGTGAGGCCTTGTCGGTTCCCATCATCCGAAAGATCAAGGAAGAGAAGGATGACCTGGTCATCATCGACTGCCCTCCTGGCACCAGCTGTCCGGCGGTTGAGTCCATAGACGGAGCGAGCTTTGCCCTGTTGGTGACCGAGCCAACCCCTTTCGGGGAGCACGATCTGCGGGGCATGATCACCGTCTGCCGAAGACTGGAAGTGCCCTGTGGTGTGCTCATCAACCGCTCCAGCGGAGATGATGCTATCATCGAGCGCCTGTGTGAGATAACGAACGTTCCTATTCTGATGAGGATCCCCTTCGATAGACGGGTAGCGGAGTGCTACGCCCACGGCGGGACCCTGTTGGAAGCAATGCCGGGGATGGAAAGCAAGATGCTCGATCTCTTTCTGGAGATCAGGGGGTTGCAACGATGATCAAGATCGCCGTGATGAGCGGGAAGGGAGGGACTGGAAAGACCACCGCGGTGGCTTCCATGGCCTGGTACTCCCAGGGACTGGTATTGGCCGACTGTGACGTGGAC
The sequence above is a segment of the Methanomassiliicoccales archaeon genome. Coding sequences within it:
- a CDS encoding carboxymuconolactone decarboxylase family protein, producing MTVNEDDQKKRLEWVLRKVREEYGFIPLVSEVMSSRPDIFLPYSEISSNLFFKPKYMDRHTAELAAIAAGAALGSENCLGVHIPQAIKIGVSEDAILEAMLIGSFMNMNRSNSIAFRCLKKATEGKE
- a CDS encoding ATP-binding protein — translated: MILTVASGKGGTGKTSVACALALSLDRPLTFLDCDVEGANAHLFLHPEFLSQAEVKVPYPVIDAAKCDACGKCVENCQFGAMIRLGKKVRLMSGLCHGCGTCRLVCPLDAITMSGRSVGTVRYGTAGLMKFACGELLTGEALSVPIIRKIKEEKDDLVIIDCPPGTSCPAVESIDGASFALLVTEPTPFGEHDLRGMITVCRRLEVPCGVLINRSSGDDAIIERLCEITNVPILMRIPFDRRVAECYAHGGTLLEAMPGMESKMLDLFLEIRGLQR
- a CDS encoding PspC domain-containing protein — protein: MAYCPTCGALNEEQATFCLKCGNSLSSPPAPSYTGYAQTQFDRSFKGAGPLLKAFLSFILVLLIVEVVNALSGESSFANRFGNFLNDNLLLIFLILLLAAYSGYSSRRYAKEYSVLSPLIAAIIITFVLWILANIMDMLGRSNNVNELETIATLLFSILYIIFLLVLLIGYIGVIMRADRPQPPQAIPPTASGPIYNNGAQPDQPYYPAKRLGRSSRDKVFAGVCGGMAEYLNLDPFLMRVLWVVGILVSAGTFLVAYLVLAIVLPKNP
- a CDS encoding Nre family DNA repair protein, giving the protein MRTLGPQPFDVSPFPETNVSSSSPCHICKGSKNLCGKDRCPLMIKFYSHSRTKKLINTQDLHGSSPPGVFVGRYGYPKVDIGPLVPPDLGDTMIMDTPEQWMGKSIEEIVDFRFRLVRGKHLVDVKNFQNAGRIVDYTRELALAINSVDVEANFSKKPTGRIVLDDNIQPFGPSAKLEKLRISTPKYDHRVEKAYYDTDLKAAEAVKGLYKGEVLISRIQKAFSVGAFGVEDNRRLVPTRWSITAVDDILGKDMLRTTKTFPLINEFRVYDWDQLDNRWSVMLTPTSWRYELIEAWYPNTVWNPLGKQVEIISSHEFFEGRKDYAEIGGCYYAARLAVNELLQRERRQSGAIIFREAHPGYLLPVGVWNVRENVRMALTQRPRKFNTLDQAMAHVQTRMDIPIPTWTSHSAVLQDLKHQRRLDDYV
- a CDS encoding radical SAM protein; translated protein: MSNLDLFLAMEEGRPLPRAPKVSEVRTRVALPPSRLPGLDYALNPYVGCQHDCLYCYAPYVTKRPRSEWTNVLARTDLPLALAREIRGKKGVIGLGTVTDPYQEVERHLLITRRCLMEIIPHGLKVSVLTKSDLILRDLELYRELPGEVGLTVTSISDALSREFEPGAPLPQKRLDALRQFSDVGINAYALVGPLLPVLEEKDAAELVDALVDTGIKWIMLDRFRPRPGMYHDIRSRCGGEIVGDRLESAHLGKDYKGLESFIRKRCSEVGLRCVDAF
- a CDS encoding PPC domain-containing DNA-binding protein, with the translated sequence MRYSEGRIGRALVLRLEDGDVLHECVERAAFESKIQRAAVLVVGGADRGSRLVVGPKDGQEEDILPVLTELAGESEIAGVGTLFPDEDGMPSLHLHASCGRGEKSVTGCVRPGVKTWLIQEVIVMELLGLSSKRITDPRTGFKLLEP
- a CDS encoding NifB/NifX family molybdenum-iron cluster-binding protein, with the translated sequence MKVSIPVMNRDGMSATVGAHFGKVPAYAIIDTETQELTFIDNTSEHMGGIGLPPELLSKVGVQVMLCSGLGPKAVDMLGSFNIQVYVGAEGTVQETMDAWREGKMSAANHANACSEHQH
- the larB gene encoding nickel pincer cofactor biosynthesis protein LarB, with the protein product MNVRDILERYRLGKIDLQRAEQLLRMDFLERVGEHTLFDHAREARRGIPEVIWGENKSPTMVADIVQAVLKDRDAVLISRASTEQLEALRGVVDPAHLRFIEGSRMIVVDKRPDRPKVGMIGILTAGSSDIAVAEEAKAMAEIMGCQVLTEYDIGVAALHRFLEPLAKMLDQGVDALVVIAGMEGALPTVVSGLADVPIIGVPTSVGYGYGGKGEAALMGMLQTCSPGLVVVNIDNGIAAGATAALISLRCRRER
- the thsB gene encoding thermosome subunit beta, with the protein product MAYGMGQGNQPIIVLREGTERSRNKEAQYNNIAAARAVADSVRSTLGPKGMDKMLVDSMGDVVITNDGVTILKEIDVQHPAAKMVVEIAKTQDTECGDGTTSSVIIAGELLKKAEALVEQNIHPTIIANGYKMAAAEAIKILDTIAVSVTPTDTEMLKMVAMTAMTGKSVGGQGEFLAEVAVKAVKAVAEKSGKNYTVDVDNIKVEKRTGGSISETEIIEGIVIDKERVHPRMATQVKKAKIALLSVPMEVKKTEVDAKIQIREPSQMQRFLDEEEATLKSMVDQIAAVGTTVVFCQKGVDDLVQHYLAKAGIFAARRLKESDMEKIAKATGATIVGKISNIAKTDLGLADMVEQKKVGENDMIFITGCKNPKAISVIVRGGTEHVVDEVERSLHDALRVVGVALEDGKIVPGAGAPEVELSLRLGNYASTVGGREQLAIEAFASAMEIIPWALAENAGLDAIDMVIQLKSAHEKKGANSKNMGLDLDAGKPADMLKSNIIEPLRVKTQAVKSAAEVANMILRIDDVIASKKGPSGPPGGMGGMGGMGGMGGMGMPGMM
- a CDS encoding TIGR00341 family protein, which produces MALRIVEVILESGNEESVRDAVKDIDVVEMWCGATSKERLEVHLLVKAENSEALVDALGKAFDSLVIFRLLILPVEATLPRVEEPPKEEPVLEVVEEPKNGEKNRWIKRISREELQEDVEDSSDLNLVYLITVILSVLVAAIGLLKDNVAVVIGAMVIAPLLGPNVAMSLATSLGDNKMIAKSAKTLLAGIFLALSLSVIIGMIFTVDPTVPEIAYRTNIDLSDVVLALASGAAGALFFTIGTSTALVGVMVAVALLPPLVVMGMLLGSGQFNLAYETLLLFMTNFICVNLAGVAVFVAQGVKPSHWWHAALAKKSVSYALLVWVALLIIMIILLLFFS
- a CDS encoding GNAT family N-acetyltransferase, with translation MDVRPLRMEDIPRSQILMVKTWTEQLKRSTGLDIEYPVRRSNWYSSRLEVEPGGCLCIFDGDKMLAAGFALKCGTSGWIGPIEVLPECQGQGLGKVILSALEDHLRGRGCQCIGLETIKDSPKNVAFYEKAGYHNDGETLYLEKVLRKDRFIFGSRPRAHKEKEIGRLGNAVSPGYDPSSEFVMAVKSDLGRSFGLEGVAALLLQDPILGSGKSYLRSLLCDSEERMESAMKLVRYSENEMMRGGAISIFTLLRSDSLFLPRLLRVGYLPKGVDLRMIKGDFPQNHRASIISWSG